A genomic segment from Thermodesulfatator atlanticus DSM 21156 encodes:
- a CDS encoding chloride channel protein, whose product MERRHLWLLLDTVLMGFVGAIAAYVFAHLVNLGQEIFLHHLAQYKPPGLPTEGGSTEEWIGPYGLLLIPFVTTLGGLLAGLVVYLFAPEAKGHGTDAAIRAFHFEEGRVRPQVPFVKMIASAITLGSGGSAGREGPTAQIGSGIGAIYAQLTNRPPHERRLLLLMGMAAGLSAIFRSPIGCAFFAIEVLYSQIEFESRALLYCLISAVVAYAISGFFMGWEPLFVLPYDIAIKEAHEYVFFAVLGLFSGIMAAFLPVIFGTIHHSFEKMPLPPYLKPALGGLLLGIIALFLPQVLGIGYGWLQRAIDGEIPGDTMLLLSLAKALAFSLTVGSGGSGGDFAPSLFVGGMLGGFVASLFGQAPAAYVVVGMASVFGAAARAPIANSLIVVEITGGFQLLPAAALSVMLAYLIQTYLSRFLPYKSLYESQVPSPVHSPAHRGEFFTDVLAGIKVKDIFKPQKVWAVVPEDMTFRQFLDLFGRTEQHYFPVVDKEGNLVGIFSINDIRPFIFNEDIKDILLIKDIARRDVITTSPSEDINTVMRKFTIRNIDQLPVVADDDPKRFLGMISRREVIDFYNRRLNELKRQTETGP is encoded by the coding sequence TTGGAAAGGCGGCATTTATGGCTCCTTTTAGATACCGTTTTAATGGGCTTTGTCGGCGCTATTGCCGCCTATGTGTTTGCACATCTCGTTAATCTTGGCCAGGAGATTTTTCTTCACCACCTGGCTCAATACAAGCCTCCAGGCCTTCCTACCGAGGGTGGAAGCACCGAAGAATGGATTGGTCCTTATGGTCTTTTGTTGATTCCCTTTGTCACCACCTTGGGAGGCCTTTTAGCAGGGCTTGTAGTTTATCTTTTTGCTCCTGAAGCCAAGGGTCATGGTACTGATGCGGCCATCAGGGCCTTTCATTTTGAAGAAGGGCGGGTGCGGCCACAGGTGCCCTTTGTTAAGATGATTGCCTCTGCGATAACCCTTGGCTCAGGTGGTTCGGCAGGTCGCGAAGGCCCTACCGCTCAAATTGGTTCTGGGATCGGGGCTATTTACGCCCAGCTTACCAACCGCCCGCCCCATGAGAGGCGCCTTCTATTGCTTATGGGGATGGCAGCGGGGCTTTCGGCCATTTTCCGTTCTCCTATAGGGTGTGCTTTTTTTGCTATTGAAGTGCTTTATAGCCAGATAGAGTTTGAGTCTCGGGCGCTTCTTTATTGTCTAATTTCCGCGGTGGTAGCCTATGCCATTTCAGGTTTTTTTATGGGCTGGGAGCCACTTTTTGTACTTCCTTACGACATAGCTATCAAAGAAGCTCATGAATACGTCTTTTTTGCGGTGTTGGGGCTTTTTAGCGGGATTATGGCTGCTTTTTTGCCAGTTATTTTTGGAACCATCCACCATTCCTTTGAGAAAATGCCTCTTCCGCCGTATTTAAAGCCCGCTTTGGGGGGGCTTCTTTTGGGGATTATTGCCCTTTTTCTGCCACAGGTTCTAGGCATTGGTTACGGATGGCTTCAGCGGGCTATAGATGGCGAGATCCCAGGAGACACCATGCTCCTTCTTTCGCTGGCCAAGGCTCTCGCGTTTTCTCTTACCGTGGGCTCAGGCGGCTCAGGAGGAGACTTTGCCCCAAGCCTTTTTGTAGGCGGAATGCTTGGGGGCTTTGTGGCAAGCCTTTTTGGCCAGGCGCCAGCGGCATACGTAGTAGTGGGGATGGCTTCGGTTTTTGGCGCTGCAGCGCGTGCTCCCATTGCTAACAGCTTGATCGTGGTGGAGATAACCGGAGGGTTCCAGCTCCTTCCAGCAGCAGCTTTGTCGGTGATGCTGGCCTATCTTATTCAAACCTATCTTTCGCGCTTTTTACCTTATAAAAGCCTTTATGAGTCCCAGGTGCCAAGCCCGGTGCATTCGCCTGCGCACAGGGGTGAGTTTTTTACCGATGTACTGGCAGGCATCAAAGTAAAAGACATTTTCAAGCCCCAGAAGGTCTGGGCTGTGGTCCCTGAAGACATGACCTTCAGGCAATTTCTTGATCTTTTTGGCCGCACAGAACAGCATTATTTTCCGGTGGTGGATAAAGAAGGCAATCTCGTTGGTATCTTTTCCATAAATGACATCAGGCCTTTCATTTTTAATGAGGACATTAAAGACATTCTTCTCATTAAAGACATTGCCCGCAGGGATGTTATCACTACCTCGCCTTCTGAGGACATCAATACGGTGATGCGCAAGTTCACCATAAGAAACATAGACCAGCTTCCGGTGGTAGCTGAC
- a CDS encoding type II toxin-antitoxin system HicB family antitoxin codes for MHRYPIIIFFSEEDNCYVAEAPDLKGCSAVGDTPEEALKEIQVAIKNWLEIAKEKGISIPKPSRRAA; via the coding sequence ATGCACCGATACCCTATAATCATCTTCTTTAGCGAAGAGGATAATTGCTATGTGGCCGAAGCTCCTGATCTTAAGGGGTGTTCTGCTGTGGGAGATACTCCGGAAGAGGCTCTGAAAGAAATCCAGGTTGCCATAAAAAACTGGCTGGAGATTGCTAAAGAAAAAGGCATCTCCATTCCCAAACCTTCTCGCCGAGCGGCTTAA
- a CDS encoding type II toxin-antitoxin system HicA family toxin, translating into MSSKWKRLERLKRNPKNVKFRDLVSLLKAFGFSLERVTGSHHIFTHPKWNGILNIQDRGGEAKPYQVRQAIKAIEEVCKCTDTL; encoded by the coding sequence GTGTCTTCCAAATGGAAGAGGCTTGAAAGGCTTAAACGCAATCCGAAAAACGTAAAGTTTCGGGATCTTGTGTCCCTTCTCAAGGCTTTTGGTTTCTCTCTTGAAAGGGTAACCGGGAGCCACCACATTTTTACACATCCCAAATGGAATGGTATCCTGAATATCCAGGACCGAGGTGGAGAAGCTAAACCCTACCAGGTGCGTCAGGCAATAAAAGCCATCGAGGAGGTTTGCAAATGCACCGATACCCTATAA